The DNA sequence ccgccgccgccgccgccgccatcgccACCGACACGTGACCGCGCCGTCACGGCACGTGACCGCGGCGCGCGCCGCAGCAACAAGCCCCGCCCCCTGGCGCGCGGCATGATTAAGACCGCGTGAGGGACCGGGGCCCCGCCTTGTGACGCCATAGatcccgccccgcccccggcgcCGCTGGGCCCCGGCGGCGGGAGGTAGGCGGGGGACGCGGCTGCGCAGGCGCGGCTGGGTGGGCCCGCCCGGCGGCGGCTTGTCCGGCAGTCCAAGGGCAGGCGGCTATGGCGGCCGTGGTAGCGGtggcggcgcggggcggcctGCGTGGGGCTCTGCTGGCGCAGCAGCAGCGCTGGAGCTCGGGATCGGGCGCTGATCAGGTGGGCGCAAGGGCTGGGGGTGTTCCGAGAGTGTTCCTTCTCCCCTCCGTCTGTCCgtccctttttccctcctctccttttcccgCCCGTctgtccgtccgtccgtccgtccgtccgtcagtcagtctgtctctctctctctttgtaCCTCCGTCCCTCTGCCTGTCCATTTGTCCTTCCGCGCTTACCGCCGTCTCTCCCGCAGCTGGGCGAGCTGGGTAAAGGCGCCGGGaagggcggcggcggcggcggttCCATCCGTGAGGCCGGCGGCGCCTTCGGGAAGAAGCAGGCGGCCGAGGAGGAACGGTACTTCAGGTGAGCGGGGCCCGAGGCCTGTAGAGCCACTCCCCACGAGCCCGGGGCAGGGCCCGATCGGTCTCTCCCGTGCCGCTGCCTCCGCTCGGCTGCGGGGCTACACTTCCTGCCGTCCTCTCTTGCAGGGAAAAGGAGCGGGAGCAGCTCTCTGCCTTACGGAAACACCACGAGGAGGAGATCCACCACCACCAGAAAGAGATTGAGCGTCTGCAGAAAGAAATCGAGCGCCATAAGCATAAGATCAAGCAGCTTAAAGACTAAGCTGGTGCTGTTGTTGAATGTGCATGGCCAATCTGATTATGGTGTAAAACAGCGTGAAGACTGTATCTTTTGGTCAACATAATCCAAATCCATCCAATTATACTGTGGTCTGCAACAACATCAAATAAACTACTCAGTCTCACTTTCTTGCTCAGTAACTGttcaatgaaaacaaaaccaaccaacttCACTATCTGgttttaaacttaattttcttccaaagtaaAGATGCACTCTTGAGTAGGCAAGCCTGTCTAGAACTGAGCTATTTTCTTTAGATTTATGTGAAAGAAATGACCATTTGTGCCTAGTGGGATAACTTTAAAGTTAAAGCTGCGAGAA is a window from the Corvus cornix cornix isolate S_Up_H32 chromosome 23, ASM73873v5, whole genome shotgun sequence genome containing:
- the ATP5IF1 gene encoding ATPase inhibitor, mitochondrial, giving the protein MIKTASRPAPGAAGPRRREVGGGRGCAGAAGWARPAAACPAVQGQAAMAAVVAVAARGGLRGALLAQQQRWSSGSGADQLGELGKGAGKGGGGGGSIREAGGAFGKKQAAEEERYFREKEREQLSALRKHHEEEIHHHQKEIERLQKEIERHKHKIKQLKD